A window from Primulina eburnea isolate SZY01 chromosome 2, ASM2296580v1, whole genome shotgun sequence encodes these proteins:
- the LOC140823995 gene encoding cell wall / vacuolar inhibitor of fructosidase 2-like, producing the protein MAKQAVFAIVIFLVSVFFFSQSNARSANNMSLIESVCKKTFDYNLCVSSLKSNPRSFNTDVKGLARIMMDVILSKVDGILGVIRQLVKKTSDPRMLECLNNVCYIEYDLSPDNIKYAIEYLQSNSFREALTSVDDAYVGEDVCENSFADVKIKSPMTAINNHFAALCKVTEDIITILYK; encoded by the coding sequence ATGGCGAAACAAGCTGTGTTTGCAATTGTTATTTTTTTGGTGTCCGTTTTCTTTTTTAGCCAAAGCAATGCAAGGAGCGCCAACAACATGTCCTTGATAGAAAGCGTGTGTAAGAAAACGTTTGACTATAATTTGTGCGTCTCTTCTTTGAAATCGAATCCTCGCAGCTTCAACACAGACGTAAAAGGGCTAGCGCGTATCATGATGGATGTAATACTAAGCAAAGTAGACGGAATACTAGGAGTGATCCGTCAACTGGTAAAGAAGACATCGGATCCCCGCATGTTGGAGTGTCTCAACAACGTCTGTTATATAGAGTATGATCTCAGCCCAGATAATATTAAGTATGCGATAGAATATTTGCAATCGAATTCTTTCAGGGAGGCATTAACTTCGGTGGATGATGCCTATGTAGGAGAAGATGTCTGTGAAAACTCTTTCGCTGATGTTAAAATCAAGTCGCCTATGACGGCTATAAACAACCATTTTGCTGCTCTTTGTAAAGTAACCGAAGACATCATAACCATCTTATATAAGTAG
- the LOC140824485 gene encoding pectinesterase-like — translation MQVLCRKNSKRSMEKQLIVSYVCIVLSLLSALRGVYPQRTFIVAKDGSGNFTTISQAISAAPNYSSKITYIEIRAGIYHENVFIPKEKINLYLVGDGIDKTRISGDRSTNMGFPTYETATVGVVANGFVAKEVTFENTAGVNMNQSVAVRIEGLYSAFYRCRFLGYQDTLYVGHGIQFFRECDIYGTVDFIFGESRALFQNCNVYARRPRQGQSNTITAQGRESENPFSGIVMQNCTIAAAPDLLPRFHVRSYLGRPWHNYSTTVIMQSFLDKLIDPRGWLEWAGPGHGVDKVYYAEYDNRGPGANTSSRVKWAHTIKYREANKFTARNFIQGQKWIGLTKIPYYLDL, via the exons ATGCAAGTTTTGTGCAGGAAAAACAGTAAAAGAAGCATGGAGAAACAATTAATTGTGAGTTACGTTTGTATTGTGTTATCTCTCCTCTCGGCATTACGAGGTGTATACCCACAAAGGACTTTCATAGTTGCCAAGGATGGTAGTGGAAACTTCACCACTATCTCCCAAGCAATTTCAGCAGCACCAAATTACAGTTCAAAGATAACTTACATCGAGATAAGAGCAGGAATTTATCACGAAAACGTTTTTATTCCGAAGGAGAAGATCAACCTGTATTTAGTGGGAGATGGGATAGACAAGACTAGAATATCCGGGGATAGAAGCACAAACATGGGCTTCCCAACTTACGAGACGGCCACAGTTG GAGTCGTTGCTAACGGTTTTGTGGCCAAAGAAGTTACATTTGAGAACACTGCTGGTGTAAACATGAACCAGTCAGTGGCTGTGAGAATCGAAGGTCTATATTCTGCTTTCTACAGATGTCGATTCCTAGGATATCAGGATACGCTGTATGTCGGGCATGGCATCCAATTTTTCAGGGAGTGCGATATTTATGGAACTGTAGATTTTATATTTGGTGAGTCACGAGCGCTCTTTCAAAATTGCAATGTCTATGCTCGCAGACCTCGACAAGGGCAGTCGAATACCATCACGGCGCAAGGAAGAGAATCAGAAAATCCTTTTTCAGGCATCGTGATGCAAAACTGCACTATTGCAGCTGCGCCGGATCTGCTGCCGAGGTTCCATGTGAGGAGCTATTTAGGCCGGCCCTGGCATAACTACTCAACAACAGTGATTATGCAGAGTTTCTTGGATAAACTGATTGATCCAAGAGGCTGGTTGGAGTGGGCAGGGCCAGGACACGGAGTAGACAAAGTATACTATGCCGAATATGATAACCGGGGGCCAGGGGCAAATACTAGCAGTAGAGTAAAATGGGCGCACACGATCAAATATAGAGAAGCCAACAAATTCACAGCAAGGAACTTCATACAAGGACAAAAGTGGATTGGTTTAACTAAAATACCTTATTACCTAGATTTGTGA